Part of the Streptomyces sp. NBC_01460 genome, GGTGTCCACCGACCCGGCGTCGGTGACCCGCAGCTCCGGGACCCCCGTGCCCGTCGCGTCCCGCTCGACGGACCGGCGGATCCCGGCGTGCCCGCGCCGCTCCGGACGCCAGGCACGCTCCGCCGCACACAGCGCCGCCGCGTGCGCCCTGGCCCGGCCCACGGGATCGCCAGCGGTACCGGGGCGCAGCGGCACCCTCACCGCCCCCGTCACACACCCCGGTTCGGCGATCAGCGTCCGCTCGGCGTACCGCCGCCGCAGGGAGACCGACGTCGCCACGGTGACCTCCTTGCGGCCGGTCTCCCGCGCGAGCGCGTCGGCCAGCACGGTCGAGAGGAACCCGCTCGCCGTCAGCTGCCGGGCCTCGCACCAGTCGCGCAGCCGGCGGCTCTCGTACGCGGTCAGCGCGAGGGTCACGGCATCCCCGGCCCGCCCGCCCCGCCGTTCCCGGCGCCCGCCCCCGTACGAGCCGTGTTCCGCGTACGACGTCACGGCCCGCCGGAGCCGTCGCGGCGACCCCGACGGCATGCAGGCGCCGCACGAACACGCGCCGCCCCCGCCCTCGTAGGTGAGGGCGTCGGTGTCGGGCGGAAGGGCGTGCCCGGGGACCTGGCGGGCGTCGTGGCCCGGGGACGCGAACAGGGTGTCCAGCAGGGGCCGTACGAAACGAGCCGTGGAGTAGCCGTCGCAGATCGCCGGGTGGAGGGTGAGCCGGAAGCGGGTCGCGCCCCCGCGGTCGTGTCCGACCCGCAGCCGCCACAGCCGCCCGCCCTCGGTCAGTGCGTCGTCCCCCGCGTCCACGGCCGCGGACGCCTGGACGGAGCAGGGGCCATGCGCCCCCTGCCGGAACCGCAGCCCGGCGCCCCCGGTGTCCTCGATCCGCAGCGACAGGGACGGCAGCCGCCGGATCCACGGCTCCACGGCCCGCTCGACCTGCTCCAGCGGGAGGACGCCGTCCACGGCGAAGGAGGCGGTGAGCCGGCCGCTGCCGCGCAGGAGTGCGTGGGAGTAGGCCGACGCGGCCTCGGCGTCGCTGAGCCCGCGCACGTCCCTCCCGTGGTCACGCACCCCCTCGCCCCCGCTCACGGGCGCTCGGCCGCGCCGGCCGCGAGAGCCGGTGACGCGCAGCGCACGGTGTTGGACAGGGTGACGCCGTGGCTCGTGAAGTCCAGCGTGACGCGATCGCGGTCGGTCATGCGGAAGCCGTCGTGGAAGCTGCTGCGGTCGGCGCCGATGTAGACGTAGTGGACGCGGCCGGGGGCGAGCAGGGCGTCGTGGGAGAAGAGTTCGGACATGATGGCGTCGAGCCCGTAGTGCAGGGCCTTGACGCCGGTGGTGAACTCGCCCCGCCAGTGGGGATCGCCGTCCCGTTCGATCGTGACGTGCCCGGTGACGTGGCGCGGCGGCTCGTCCAGGAACAGCCAGGGCGCCACGGCCGCGTCGCACAGCTTGGCGTAGGAGAGGTGTCCCCGGTTGCGGCGGAAGCGGCCGATGTCGGTGAGGTCGTTGCCGAAGGTGTGACCGACGTACCGGGGCCGGTGGTCGTCGTCCGTCACGTACACCAGGACGACCTCCGCCTCCTCGGTCAGCGCGACCGCGCCGGCGGGCGCGCGCAACTCCTCCCCTGAGGTCCTGAGCACGTCACCGAGGCCCTTGAGGAACCAGTTCGGCTGGGACGGGGTGTCCGCGTCCACCTTGACGTTGTGGGTCTGCATGAAGCCGCCGACCATGGCGTCCCCGGGGTGGTCGGGCAGCAGGGGCGGACGGAAGGACACCGCGTCGCGTTCGCCCACGGGGACGGTCACCGTCCCGGAGGCGGCACGGAGGACGGCGACGTCCCCCCGTGCGAGCAGCAGCTTCCTCAGGTCCACGCCGCCGAGCGGGGTGAGGCGCAGCGGCTCGTCGTCCTCGGGGAGGCCGAGGCCGAAGTAACGCTCGTTCCGGTAGGTGCATTCGAACAGTACGGTCATGTGAGTTCCCGCCTTTCGGGCATGGGTGTACGCGGATGGTGTGCGAGGGGGAGTGGACGAGCGCCCTGCGGCGGACGGCCCGTCCTGACGTGCGTGCGGGGAGAGGCCCCGCGCGGGCGTGTGGCTGTGTCCCGGAGGCCCGGTATGCCTGGTCCGAGATGCCCGTACCTCAGAGGTCCCGTACGGCCCAGCGCTCCGCGCTGCCGGTGAGGTCCATGCCCCAGCCGGTGCCGTGCGTGGGCGACAGGGTGTTGGTGGTGCGGTCGACCGCGGGGGGCGGGGCGACGATCATCTCCGGGAAGAACCGGTCGGACTGTCCCGCCTCGACGGTCAGCGCCCCCGGACGGCCGAAGGCCAGGGCGCGGCCCGCGTTGATGAGCGGGCCCACCTCGGCGACCTGGACGCCGAACTGGAAGCGGACCCCGTGCTCCTGGGCGTAGGCGGCGAGCCCGGCGGCAGGCAGCGGGCCGCCGTTCTTCGACACCCTGATGTTGAACGCGTCGCAGGCCCCCGCCTCGACCGCCGTACGGGCGTCCAGGGAGGTGCACACCGACTCGTCCAGCATGATCCGGACCCCGCCGTCGCGCCGCAGCACGCGCAGCGCCTCCCAGGAGCCCTTGGGCAGGGGCTCCTCCACGTAGTCGACCCCGGCCCCGGCCAGCCGGCGGGCGTGGCCGACCGCGTTCGCGGGGGTCCAGCACATGTTGGCGTCGATCATGACCGGCACGTCGTCGCCGATCTTGCAGCGGATCGTGCGGACGGTACGGACGTCCCGCCCGATGTCGTCCGAGGCCTTGATCTTCACGAAGTGGAAGGGGCCCCGGGTGGCGAGGAACTCCTCGGCGTCCAGGCTGAGATCGAGCACCTGCGAGACGGCGAGCGCGTCCGGCTCCCGGGAGGTCCCGCCGGGCAGCAGGCTGCCCGCGCCCACCCCGAGCCGGCGCCCCAGCCAGTCGAGCACCGCGGTCTCCAGCAGGCAGAGCAGGTTGTTGCCGCCGTCGATGCCGAAGGTCCGCGCGAAGCCGTCCCGGTGCAGCAGGCCGAGCAGCTCCGCGGGATCCCGGCCGGTCAGCGGCGCGAGGACCGCGTCGAAGTCGACCCGTTCGAGCGCGGCGCGCACCCCCGTGGTCGTCTCGCCCGTGACGTACGGCCGCGGCGCGCACTCACCGATCCCGTCCACCCCGTCGGCCGAGAGCCTCAGGACCAGGCTGTCCGACGTACGGCGCCGGGCGGCGGGGTGGTCGAACGGCGTCCGCATGGGCAGTTCGACGTGGTACAGCCGGGCCCTCCCCGGCTCAGGCGCCACGGTTCAGCCCCTGGAGCAGGGTGTACGTCGACGTCCAGTCGACCAGGTCGCCGCTGACGTCGGTGTAGAAGAGGTAGTGCTTGTCGGTGGGGAACTTCATGATCGCGCCGCGCCCGGCCACGAGGTCCTGGAAGACGGAGTGGGCCGCGTCGAGGTCCACGACCGGGTCGGTCATCCCGGAGACGAAGGTCGCGGCGGGCGCCTGGGGCCGCACACCTCCCGGCGCGAGGTAGCGCCGCTCCAGGTCGAGCAGCACGGCCCGCGAACGGCGCGTCAACTGCCGCACGGCCAGGTCGTCGTGGTCGATGAAGTGCTGGTACTTGACCTCGTCGGTGAAGTCGGCGGCCCGCAGCCCCGCGTCCCACGGCTCCGCGCTCCCGTCCGCCGCGAGCGCGGCGCGTGCCTCCGGGGTGAGGGTGGCGTGCATCCGCCCGAGCCAGGCGGAGCAGAACACGGCCGCGTCGTACGAGGTGGTGAACCCCTCGTGGCACATCAGGGCCGCCATGAAGGAGCCGCCGAGGCAGTGGCCGAAGAGCGACAGGGGCACGTCGTCGCCGATCATCTCCCGGACGAACGCGACGGCCCGCGCGTAGTCCCCGAGGACGGTGTCGGCGTCGGGGATCTCACCCGGCGTCCCCGGGCTGATGCCGCTGCCGCGGCGGTCGAGGACGAAGAGCGCGATGTCGTTGTCGGCGAACTGCGGCCCCACCTCCCACAGCCACCCGGCGTGGCTCTGCAGTCCGTGGAAGTAGAAGACGGCTCCCTTGATCTGCTCGGGCCGCCACACGTGCATGGCGAGCCGGGCGTCGCCGCACGGCAGGTCGATGATCTCGCGGCGGGTGTTCTGCGGGGGCCTCAGGGTCTCGATCATGGTCGGTTCTCCTTGGCGAAGCGGAGTGGAGTGGAGTCGGCTGGTGTCGGTTGGAGCGGTTCTCCGGCGGACGTCAGTGGGCGAGGACGGCGTCGACGAAGTCGATGTCCTTCTGGAACGGCGTGTACTTGTACTGGGTGGCGTTGCCCTTCTGCCGGCGGGACTCCACGTAGGTGGCGATCGCCCCCTGCGCGACGGTCCGTACCTGGAGGGCGGCGAGCCGTCCGCTGTCCCGCTTCGAGGCGTACTCGATGTTGATGACGGACAGTTCGCGGTCGATCGCCGTGGATATCTCGCCGTCCAGCTCCGGTCCGGGAGTGGGCACTTCGACGACGACCGTGTAGGACGGCAGCTCGTCCCAGCGCGGGCCGCACATGTACAGCCCGGTGTCGAGCCCGCCGGCCTCGAGTCCCTGGCGGATGGCCTGGGTGACCTGCCCCTCGGTGATCTTCTCGCCGGTGAAGGAGTGGAAGAGCCCGTCGCGATGGGTGAAGTGGACCCAGGGCGTGCCGTCCACGATCCGGTCGACGCGGTAGATGTCACCGGTCCACAGCCGGTAGAGGCCGTTGCCCTGGGACATGATCAAGTGGTAGTCGCGGCCCGCCTCGACCTCGTCGTACAGCAGCGTCTCGACGGTCCCGCCCGCGTCGAGCAGCGCGCCCAGCGGCACGTCGGCCGGGACGAACTCGAAGTAGGCCTGACTGACGGCGAGCGGCTGGCTGTCCAGGGTGTCGTCCACGGGGATGGTGGTGACGCCCTCGGTCCCGCAGCTCATGAACGGCAGCTTGGCGACGCCCGGCAGCACGGCGTCCAGGCGCGGCCGGTACAGCTGGGCGGAGGCCGACAGCCAGCAGCTGTACAGGGTCAGCGAGGGCCAGATGTCGACCAGGGAGAAATCGTCCTTCTCCAGCGTCCGTTCGAGTCGCAGTGCGGTGTCCTCGTCAGGATCGGTCCACGGCCTGCCCCGCAGGGTGCCCGCCCGCACGTCGCGCACCAGTTCGGCGCCGTGCCGGGCGATCAGGTCCCGCAGCGAGACCAGGGTGCTGGGGTTGATCGCCGAGATGTAGTGCAGGTCCTTGCCGACGAGGTGCCGGATGCGGTGGTACATGCGACCGGCGTGGTCGGCGGGCGTGCCGGGGCCGAACCACGGGGACTCGTACCACGGCGGGTTCCAGTCGCGGCTGTTGATCTGAGGGTGCCGGTTGCTGATCGCCTGGTGCTCGACGCCGTGCACGAAGTCGTACACGTCCTCGCGGACGGTCTGGGTGTCGAGCGTCGCCCAGGGGTGCGCGAGGATCTCGGGGTGGTGCTCCAGATACGTGCCCCACATGGCCTTCATCGCCGGGATGCGGTACGTCAGCAGCCAGTGCAGCGTGTACGGGACGCGCTTGGGGGTGCCCGTCGTCCCGCTGGTCTTGAGCCAGCGCAGGACGGGGCTGCACGACAGGATTCCGCCCTTGGTGCGGGTCTCCCGGTCGATCTGCTCGGTGAAGTCGTTGTAGCGCATGACGGGGAGGACCGAACGGAAGGTTGCCGGGTCGGCGGCGACCGCGTCGTACCCCTGCTCCTTCCAGTGCAGTGAGCTGGCGCCGATGTCGATGAGGTCGTCCAGGACGCGGGCCTGGGCGGCGCCCGGGTCCTTCAGGTCGGCGAGCAGGCTCTCGCGAGCCCGGAGGCACTCGTCGACGAAGGGGTCACGCCGCGCCTGCCAGTGCTGCTGCCACTGCGATTCCTGCGGTGCTTGCATGTCTCTGTCTCCTCGGGGCTGGTCCGACGGCCCGGATCCGGGCATGCGTCGGCACCGCGCGGCGGTAGCCGGACGGTGGTGTGTGGAAGGGGGGTGCGGTGCGGTCGGTCAGACGCCGGGCGTGCGGGGGGAGGCGGCCGTCATGCCGTCCTCCCCGGCCGCGAGCGCGGCCAGCTCGTTCAGGTCGTACAGGGCCTGCCGCCTGGTCCCGTACCGGGTGATCCTGCCGCGGCGGGCCCACTGGCGGATCGTGCCCTCACGGACTCCCAGGGCGAGGGCCGCGAGTGAGGTGGGGACGCGTGTGCCGCGTGCGGTGTGCTCGCCGTTCATGCCGGCTCCTTCGCCTGTTCCGTCCGGTGGCGGCGGTTCATGAGCAGCCACTGCCGCGGTGTGAGTACGTGTCCCGCGCCGCACATCGGTCCGCGCAGCACCAGGTCGTCGCCGCCTCGCCCGGGGAGGGAGACCTCGGCGTCGCAGTCCGGCTCGACGCAGCGGCCGAGCGGCACGAGCTCCGGCCGGGGCGGCGCCACGAGGGCCCGCAGGGCGGTGGCCACGTGGCCGATCTCGTCGGCCGCCGGGCCCGCGGCGGGGTGGGCGGCCAGGAAGTCGGTGTGCCGGCCGAGGAAGGACGCCAGTGCGGGGACGGTCCGGTCCGGCGGCGTCCCGACGGAACCGGCCTCGTCGAGCACGAGGCGGGCCCAGGAGCTCAGCCGTACGAGTGCGTCGTGCCGGGCCTCCAGCGCCGCGTCGCTCACGGGCGGCGCGTCGGGGCGGTGGCCCGTGATCCGGGCC contains:
- a CDS encoding FAH family protein; the protein is MTVLFECTYRNERYFGLGLPEDDEPLRLTPLGGVDLRKLLLARGDVAVLRAASGTVTVPVGERDAVSFRPPLLPDHPGDAMVGGFMQTHNVKVDADTPSQPNWFLKGLGDVLRTSGEELRAPAGAVALTEEAEVVLVYVTDDDHRPRYVGHTFGNDLTDIGRFRRNRGHLSYAKLCDAAVAPWLFLDEPPRHVTGHVTIERDGDPHWRGEFTTGVKALHYGLDAIMSELFSHDALLAPGRVHYVYIGADRSSFHDGFRMTDRDRVTLDFTSHGVTLSNTVRCASPALAAGAAERP
- a CDS encoding mandelate racemase/muconate lactonizing enzyme family protein encodes the protein MAPEPGRARLYHVELPMRTPFDHPAARRRTSDSLVLRLSADGVDGIGECAPRPYVTGETTTGVRAALERVDFDAVLAPLTGRDPAELLGLLHRDGFARTFGIDGGNNLLCLLETAVLDWLGRRLGVGAGSLLPGGTSREPDALAVSQVLDLSLDAEEFLATRGPFHFVKIKASDDIGRDVRTVRTIRCKIGDDVPVMIDANMCWTPANAVGHARRLAGAGVDYVEEPLPKGSWEALRVLRRDGGVRIMLDESVCTSLDARTAVEAGACDAFNIRVSKNGGPLPAAGLAAYAQEHGVRFQFGVQVAEVGPLINAGRALAFGRPGALTVEAGQSDRFFPEMIVAPPPAVDRTTNTLSPTHGTGWGMDLTGSAERWAVRDL
- a CDS encoding alpha/beta fold hydrolase; translation: MIETLRPPQNTRREIIDLPCGDARLAMHVWRPEQIKGAVFYFHGLQSHAGWLWEVGPQFADNDIALFVLDRRGSGISPGTPGEIPDADTVLGDYARAVAFVREMIGDDVPLSLFGHCLGGSFMAALMCHEGFTTSYDAAVFCSAWLGRMHATLTPEARAALAADGSAEPWDAGLRAADFTDEVKYQHFIDHDDLAVRQLTRRSRAVLLDLERRYLAPGGVRPQAPAATFVSGMTDPVVDLDAAHSVFQDLVAGRGAIMKFPTDKHYLFYTDVSGDLVDWTSTYTLLQGLNRGA
- a CDS encoding GH3 family domain-containing protein; the protein is MQAPQESQWQQHWQARRDPFVDECLRARESLLADLKDPGAAQARVLDDLIDIGASSLHWKEQGYDAVAADPATFRSVLPVMRYNDFTEQIDRETRTKGGILSCSPVLRWLKTSGTTGTPKRVPYTLHWLLTYRIPAMKAMWGTYLEHHPEILAHPWATLDTQTVREDVYDFVHGVEHQAISNRHPQINSRDWNPPWYESPWFGPGTPADHAGRMYHRIRHLVGKDLHYISAINPSTLVSLRDLIARHGAELVRDVRAGTLRGRPWTDPDEDTALRLERTLEKDDFSLVDIWPSLTLYSCWLSASAQLYRPRLDAVLPGVAKLPFMSCGTEGVTTIPVDDTLDSQPLAVSQAYFEFVPADVPLGALLDAGGTVETLLYDEVEAGRDYHLIMSQGNGLYRLWTGDIYRVDRIVDGTPWVHFTHRDGLFHSFTGEKITEGQVTQAIRQGLEAGGLDTGLYMCGPRWDELPSYTVVVEVPTPGPELDGEISTAIDRELSVINIEYASKRDSGRLAALQVRTVAQGAIATYVESRRQKGNATQYKYTPFQKDIDFVDAVLAH